The Benincasa hispida cultivar B227 chromosome 11, ASM972705v1, whole genome shotgun sequence genome has a segment encoding these proteins:
- the LOC120091342 gene encoding uncharacterized protein LOC120091342 has translation MVMAESLDDDEFWLPPQFLADDDNMLDQKTCATNKHNHQYCFGSNPFQFGPPSFPFEFGTFGEFSDFNSPGDLLKGSSEETQRDEEDCMARSTIDDGRVLSGSPQSTLYDMGSGSGCSQVSSRESPKGNCKAQSPSATSDLLHAVAKEVARIRMNESHGILHQNRGTPQVSVPVKNSTTGTGFYQKLDDLQHLQQKEIIQPQNLIIGEQINSAAGYQQKQNHRMVQNGVMDCKGLSSSAWLPPPQGSGMRTLFPGTQGGKRESAGTGFFLPRHTNTEADERRKPACSTVLVPARVMKALNLNLDDICSHPHVKPFAGGRFGSENDVLLRLEINRGRNYQKRNSRRESPIDHEIKLPQEWTY, from the exons ATGGTCATGGCTGAGAGTTTGGACGACGACGAGTTTTGGCTTCCTCCTCAGTTTCTTGCTGATGATGATAATATGTTAGACCAAAAGACTTGTGCTACCAACAAACACAATCACCAATACTGCTTCGGTTCCAATCCTTTCCAGTTTGGACCGCCATCTTTTCCTTTTGAGTTTGGAACTTTTGGTGAATTTTCGGATTTTAATTCTCCTGGTGACTTGTTGAAGGGTTCAAGCGAAGAAACACAGAGAGACGAGGAGGATTGTATGGCTCGCTCCACCATTGATGAT GGAAGGGTTTTGTCTGGATCTCCGCAATCGACTCTGTACGATATGGGGAGTGGCAGTGGATGTAGTCAAGTTTCTAGTCGTGAAAGTCCAAAAGGGAACTGTAAAGCTCAATCTCCTTCAGCTACATCAGATCTGTTGCATGCGGTTGCAAAGGAAGTTGCGAGGATTCGAATGAATGAGAGCCATGGAATTCTTCATCAGAACAGAGGAACACCACAAGTCTCTGTTCCGGTGAAAAACTCGACCACCGGTACCGGATTTTACCAGAAGTTGGATGATCTGCAA CACCTGCAACAGAAGGAAATTATTCAGCCACAAAACTTGATTATCGGTGAACAGATAAATTCTGCAGCAGGGTATCAACAGAAACAAAACCATCGAATGGTTCAGAATGGAGTGATGGACTGTAAGGGATTGTCATCATCGGCATGGCTTCCACCGCCGCAGGGCTCTGGAATGAGGACTCTGTTTCCCGGAACTCAAGGAGGCAAAAGAGAGAGCGCTGGAACTGGTTTTTTTTTGCCTCGACACACCAACACCGAAGCTGACGAACGCAGAAAGCCAG CCTGTTCTACGGTGTTGGTTCCTGCAAGAGTGATGAAAGCCTTGAATCTTAACCTTGATGACATTTGCAGTCACCCCCATGTTAAGCCCTTCGCTGGCGGACGATTCGGTTCAGAGAACG ATGTCCTACTGAGGCTGGAAATCAACCGTGGTCGAAATTATCAAAAACGCAACAGCCGTCGGGAGTCACCAATAGACCATGAAATCAAGCTGCCCCAAGAATGGacttattga